From the Haladaptatus sp. DJG-WS-42 genome, the window ACTACGACCGATTCCTCCCCGGTCACCGAACCATCATCGAGAACCCGAGCCAGCGCATCCAAGAGATGCTCGACGCACACGACGACCGAACGGAGACGGTGTACGGTCTCGTAGACGGCCCGACGACGGCCGTCGAAATCATGCACGAACTGTTCGGCGACCTCCCCGTCACCGAGTTCTTCCCCGGCATGAGCGAAGCCGTTGGCCACTTAGACGTCCTCGAAGCCCGCGGCAAGGTGCGCCAACACGAGAACGGCGGCGTCATCGTCTACGAGCGAACATGACTCGCCTCCAAGCCGTTGCTCTTGGAGACGCACCCGCAGACCTCGTTGTCCGCGGCGCACGAGTGCTGTTTCCTGAGACAGGAGCGAAGAAGAAGCGAGCCATCGCCGTCGTGGACGACCAAATCGCGGCGCTCCCCGAAGACCCCGAGCCAATCATCGGCCCCGACACGACCGTCATCGACGCAACCGGGCTCGTCGCCATCCCCGGGCTCATCGACGCCCACACCCACATCGAAGCCCAACACGCCTTCGAATACGCCTACCCACACGTCCTCGAAGCGGGCACCACGAGCGTCATAAGCGAGTCGAACTGCCTCGGCTCGCTCTACGGCGCGACCGCTGTCGAACAGCTGCTGCGCGCAACCGCCCCGCTCGCAGTGAACGTGTTTTTCACCGTCCCTCCACAGCCACTCGTCTCCACATTCACGCCCGCGTGGGGCGATAAAACGGAGAAAGACGCGCTCTGTGACCTCCTCACCCACCCGCGCGTCGTCGGGGTTGGCGAGGTTGACTGGATACACGTCGTCGGGCGCGACCCACCGCTGTTCGACCTCTACGACGAAGCACGAACCCTCGGCACGCCAATCAGCGGCCACGGCGCGGGCTGTAAGGGCGCGAACCTGCAGGCGTTTGCAAGCGTCGTGGACAACGACCACGAAGCCATCACGGGCGAGGAAATGATTTCCCGCCTCGAAAACGGCATCCACGCCATCGGGCGGTCGGGAACGGTCCGCGACGACACACAAGCCGTCGTAGACGCCTACCACGAAGTCGGCCCGGCAGACCTCTCGCTTTCGACCGACAGCGTCTGGCCCGGTGACGTGCGCGAGGGGATCTACATGAACCGCGTCGTCCGCCGCGCAATCGACGCGGGTGTCACTCCCGAAGACGCGATTCGGATGGCGACGCTGAATCCAGCAAGACACTTTGGACTCACAGACCGCGGCACGCTCTCGCCGGGCGCTCGAGCCGACATCGTCCTCCTCTCCGACCTCGAAGCAGTCGAAGTCGAGACGGTCATTTCAGGCGGCGAAGTCGTGGTCGAAAACGGCACCGCGACCGTCGAGCCAGTCCCCTACGAATACCCAGACCACTTCTACGAGAGCGTCCACCTCCCCGAAACGCTCGACCTCACAGTGCCTGAGTCCGTCGCCCGCAACGGCACCGTCCGCGCCATCGAACACGTCACCGGCCTCTTCACCCAAGACACGCTCGCAGAGCCAGCGGTCGAAGCCGGGAATCTCGTTGCTGACCCCGACGCCGACGTGCTGAAAGTCGTCGTCATTGACCGCCATCCCGAAAGCGACGCCGACGCCTTCGTCGGCTTCGTCACCGGCCTCGGCCTCACCTCGGGAGCCGTGGCGACAACCACCGCGTGGGAGGCCGGACTGACCATCGCCGTGGGCGCAGACGACGAGGCAATCCATCGCGCCATCGACCACCTCCACGAGCTAGGCGGTGGCTGGACGGTCGTAGACGACAATGAACTCACCGCGTCACACCCGTGTCGCGTCGGCGGATTTTTGGCAGACATCCCAATCGACGAGGCCGCAGCAAACGTCGAAGCCGTCAGCGCAGCGCTCAGAAACCAAGGCGTCACCGCAGACCACCCCATGCTCGCGGTCGCGACGCTCACCTTCCTCGGCGTCCCGATTCTCAAACTCACCCCGCAGGGTTACGCGAACATCCTGACCAAAGAACTGGTCGGCCTCACGCCCGAATAACGACGAACTCAGTAGGTCGGACTTTCCTCGGGAACGCCCTCTCGCTTGTTGACCGCGCGCGCGAGGACGAACAGCGCATCGGACAACCGATTCAGGTACTTCACGGCCTCTGGATTGGCCTCTTCTTCGTTGATGAGCGCGACCGCCCGGCGCTCGGCGCGACGGCAGACCGCGCGGGCGTGGTGGAGTTTCGCGCCGGGTTCGCTCCCTGAAGGCAGGATGAAGTTTCGAAGCGGCTCCAGTTCTGCGTCGAGTTCGTCCATCCACCCTTCGAGCAGCGCAACGTGTTCTGCCCGAACGACGGGGTCGTCTGCGTCCGGATCGGGGTTCGCAAAGTCCGCCTGCACGATGTGGAGATGGTTTTGAATCGAGCGGAGTTTCTCGTCTATGTCTTCGTGGCCGGTCGGCCTGACGACACCGACGAGCGCGTTCACCTCGTCTACACTCCCGTAGGCTTCGATGCGGTGGCTCGCCTTCGAGACGCGAGACATGTTCGAGAGGTCGGTCTTGCCCTCGTCGCCGCGTTTGGTGTAAATCTTCATGCCCGTATCGAGGGTCGGGAGTAACTTATAGTCGGGCCAGTCAGACGGTGAACAGTTTTCAGGTGGCCCTACGAAGGCGAGGCATGGCCTTCAGTGACACCCTTTGTGAGGAGGGCCGCCCCATCCTCGAATCGATTCTCGACCACCCGATGGTCGTCGGCCTCGGCGACGGCACGCTCGATGAATCGCCGTTTCGCTACTGGGTGAAACAGGACTACGTATACCTCATAGACTACAGCCGGGTGTTCGCTCTCGGCGCGGCGTCCGCCCCCACGCTCACCCAACTCTCGACGTTCGCAACCCTGCTCGACGAGACGGTGAACACCGAAATGGAGCTTCACCGCGCCTACGCTGCCGAGTTCGGCATTAGCGAAGAGGCACTCGAAGCGACGAAGCCCTCGCCGACCACGCAAGCCTACACCGACTTCCTCGTCCGGACGGCAGCCACCGAGCCATTCTCTCACCTCGTCGCTGCCCTCCTGCCGTGCATGTGGGGGTTCAACCAGACTGCCCGCAACCTCGACGTGCGCGGGAAACCCGACCATGAGCAGTACGCAGAATGGATTGCGATGTACGCGAGCGACGAGTTCACCGAGCTCACCGAGTGGTGTCTCGACCTGCTCGACGAGGTCGCCGCCGAAGCAGGCCCCACCGCCCGTGAAGAGATGCGCGAGCGGTTTCTCACCTCGTTTCGCTACGAGTACCGCTTCTGGGACGCCGCGTGGCGCGAGGAACGGTGGACTGTCTGATGGTGGGTGGCGAGCCACGATTCACGGAGCGCCTGCGTTCCCATTCGGAACCGGCCTGGACGAACGCGACGAACCACCAGTTCACCCACGAACTCGCGGCGGGAACTCTCGCAGATGACGCGCTCCGACGCTACCTCATTCAGGATTACGCATTCGTAGAGACCCTCACCGGTCTCGTTGGGAGCGCGGTTGTGACCGCGCCATCCATGGCCGAAAAGCGCCGACTCACCGACTTCCTCGTGACGCTTACCGGCGCCGAGAACGACTACTTCGAACGGTCGTTCGCCGCGCTCTCAGTCGATGAAGCCGCCTGGAAAGATCCCCAGAAACTACCGGTCACACAGGCCCTTGAAGACCTGTTCGTTCGCGCCACCCATCAGGGTGGGTACGCGGAGTCGCTCGCCGTACTCGTGCCAGCCGAGTGGGTATACCTCTCGTGGGCCCGTCCTCACCGAGACGCCGCTCCAGAAAAGTTCTACCACGAGGAGTGGATTGCGATGCACGCGAGCGCCGAGTTCGAAGCGTTCGTTAGCTGGCTCAGAGCCCAGCTAGACGAACAGGGAGCCACGCTCTCCCCCCAGCGAACGGCACGCGTTCGCCGGTTGTTCAGCCGCACCGTGGAACTCGAAGTGGCGTTTTTCGATGCAGCATACGGAATATAAGCCAGTGGTATTACCAATGTTTAACTAGGCCCATAGCCGAATGTGATCCATGTACGAACACTGTGAGGTGGGACGATGGTAACGGCCAGCGTCGCCCTCGGACTGACTGTTCTCACGCTCGTCACCTTCGCGGGCCTCGGCACGTGGTACGCCCGCGGCCGCATCAACTCGGTGGAAGACTACATCACCGCCCGCAACTCGACGGGCAACGGGATGACCACCGCAACGCTCATCGCCTCCGGGATGGGCGCGTGGATTCTCTTTAGCCCGGCAGAGGCAGGCGCGGCATTCGGCGGCCTCACGGCCGTCCTCGGCTACGCAATCGGCAGCGCACTCCCACTGTTCGCGTTCATCGTGATTGGTCCGCGCATCCGGGAACTCATCCCCGAGGGCCACTCCATCACGGAGTACACCCTCGCGCGCTTCGGCCCGGTGATGTACGTCTACGTCCTGCTCGTGAGCATCACCTACATGTTCATCTTCCTCGCCGCGGAGATGACCGGCATCGCGGGCGCACTCTCGCTTGTCGCGGGCGTCCCGACGTGGCAAACCGCCGCACTCGTTGGCCTGTTCGTCCTCGCCTACACCGGCTACGGCGGGTTGAAGGCAAGCATCTTCACCGACACCGTCCAGACGCTCGTCATTCTCCCGATTCTCGCGATTGGCTTTGCGGGCGCACTGCTCGCCCTCGGCGGGACGGGCGAAATCTACCAGACCGTCGCAGAGACGAGTCCGAGCCTGCTTGACCCCGGCTTCCTCCCCGGCATCGAGTTCGGGGCCTACATCGCCGTCGCCGTCCTCGCCGCAGAGATGTTGAATCAGGCGTGGTGGCAGCGCATCTACGCCGCGAAAGACGAACGCACCCTCGCACGCTCCTTCACCATCGCCGCCATCACGGTGATTCCGATGGTGTTCTTGGCCGGACTGTTCGGCCTCGCCGCCTCCGGACTCGGTCTCGTCACGACAGACTTCACGGCGGGCTACAACGCCGATATTTCCTTCTTCCTCGTGCTCGACGCCGCGTTCCCCGAGTGGGTGACGCTCGTGGTCGTCATCCTCGCCATCTTACTCGTCATGAGCACCGCAGACACGCTGTTCAACGCGATTGCGAGCATCGTGACCGCAGACCTCCCGCTCGTCATGGACGACCCGGACCGCTCTACGCTCACGAACGCCGCGCGGGCGCTCACCGTCGTGGTCGCGCTCGCCGCCATCTTCGTCGGCGCACAGGGCTACAGCGTGCTCACCATCTTCCTCATCGCAGACCTGCTCGCGGCGGCGACGTTCATTCCACTGCTGTTCGGCCTCTATTCGACGGAAGCGACTGGATTCGGCGCGCTCGTCTCAAGCATTCTTGGACTGCTCGTCGGCCTCGCCTACTTCCCGACACTCCGCGCTCCGCTCGCCGCGCTTCCAGTCATCGGAGACCTCCTGCCAACGGCGTCGTACTTCAACTCGTTCGTCGGGGCGGCGGTCGTTTCGGGGCTCGCCATCCTGCTCATCTCGCGGGTGACACCCGGGTCGTTCGACCTCGGGTCGCTCTCTCGCACCATCCACCAACTCGATGAGGTACGCCCAGATGGGGGTGAAGAGCGATGAGCGCAATTGGCCAGACGCTGTTCTCCGCGCTGGCGTGGGGGTCGGTCGCGCTCGTCGTCGCCATCTTCGCCTACGAGATTTACGCCGTCGTCACCGATTGGCGCGGGTCGTAACTTTTCTGTCCTGCCTCCGTACGCTGGGCATGGCACTGTTCGCTGCCCTCGCAGAACTCCCGCTCTCGATTTCGTCCGTCTCGTACGAGCTGCACGAAGCAGAAACGTCGAGCGACTTCACCCGACTCTCGACCACGATTTCACTCGATGGTGACGGAGAAACCGGTCGTGGCGAGGACGTGACCTACGAACCAGCCGACCACCGCACGCTGATTGAGGCGGCTCCCACCTTCGACCTCGAAGGCGAATGGACGTTCGCAGAGTTCTCCTCCCGCCTCGCAGACATAGACCTGTTTCACGGCCGCGAGCCCGGCCGTCACGATTTCAGAAACTATCGCCGGTGGGGCTTCGAGAGCGCGGCGCTCGACCTTGCGCTGAAGCAAGCGGACACCAGCCTCGCGGCTCAGTTGGGACTGGAATACCACCCGGTCAGGTTCATCATCTCGACGCGCCTGCCCGACGCCTCCTTTAACCGCATCGAGACGTGGCTTTCCGTAGACGACGCCTACGAGTTCAAACTCGACCCGACGAGCGAGTGGGACGACGACCTCGTTGCAGCCCTCGCAGCCACTGGCGCGGTGCGCGTCTGTGACCTGAAAGGCCACTACGAGGGCACGGACATAGACCAAGCCCCAGATCCCGAGTTGTACAAGCGCATCATTGAGGGGCTTCCGGAGGTCGTCATCGAAGACCCTGCGCTCACCGAAGCGACCCGACCACTCTTTTCCGGCCACGAAGGGCGCGTGTCGTGGGACGCACCCATCCACAGCCTTGACGACATTAAAAATCTCCCGTGGGAACCCGACTGGCTGAACATCAAGCCGTCACGCTTTGGCAGCGTCCAGTCGCTCCTCGAAAGCATCGAATACGCACAGGCGGCGGGGATGCAGTTGTACGGCGGCGGTCAGTTCGAACTCGACGTCGGACGTGAACACATCCACGCGCTCGCTTCGCTGTTCTACCCAGACACTGCAAACGACGTGGCACCCGCCGAGTACAATCAGCCAGAACCCACTGCAGGACTGGCGAAAAGCCCACTGTCGCCACCTGACACACCGCGTGGATTCGAGTGGTAACACATAACATTCTCGGTAACTTTCGATTGGCGACCTGTCCACGCGGCGAGAATCGTCAGACTCCGGTCTGACAGGGCTTAAAGGTAGGCCGAAACAAGAGTATAGTATGGTAGGGCAATTAGGTGGGCGGCAGCAACGCCGCATGAATCAGGGGCGCTCGCCGCTTGCGTCCTCGGAACGGAGAAACAGAGCACAAGCAGAGGCGAAACTCGTCACGCTCAATCAGCTGATGGTGGCGGCTGGCATCTGGCTCCTTTCGGTAGGGATGTTCGTCGCACTGTTCTCACCAGCGCTGTGGCTCACCGGTATCTTCGGACTCACGCTTCCGGCATTGCCGTCTGCGACGCGGTGGGCGGTCACGAGAGCACGGGCACGAAACACGAACGACCGCGGCCGTCGAACGAAGTCATCGCTGCGGCTTCGCATCCACAAATGGCTCCGTGCACGTCTCACGAACTCCTCGGGCCGCGACCGGCTGTGAACTGAACACACGCCTATTTTTCGACACTGACTCTCAACGCTTCGCACGACTGGATATCCCCGTACTCCGCGTTTGTTACGGTATGTCGCTCAACTCCCTCGACTCGATGCGAGTGCGACTAGCTGATTTCCCGCATGTGAGAGCGCACCGTCACACCTATATGTAGTGTCAGCGACGTTTCGAGTGAACGATTGATGACGTACCGGCGTGCGTGTAATCCGGTGTTCAATCCGCTCTCGCCACCCGCTTCGCGGACGGCCCGATAGCCGCAGCACTCGGGTTCGTTTCGCTACAGTTCGTAGCCGTACTTTTTCGACCGAACACACACGCATATGCCGATATTCGCTGAGTTACCGGCACACAGCCGGGGCTTATCTGACCACGTATCGCCCCACAACCACCAGACGTATCGCTCGCATTCACACCAACCATTCGACTCACTTTCACGTTTCATTGGAGGGAGTCTGCGATGACCACAGCCGACGTACCCGAAGCCTCGTCGCTGTGGCGAAATCGGAATTTCCGACGATTTTTCGCTGGGCAGTTCGTGACGAATGCCGGGGACAGCCTCTACACCGTCGCCGTCTTGTGGCTCGTCTACGACCTCAGCGGCTCGACCGTCCTCACGGGACTCGCAAATTCGCTGTTGTTGCTCCCGTGGCTCTTGCAGATTCTCGCCGGGCCGATTGTAGACCGACTCCCACTCAGGCCCGTGCTCGTTGGCTCACAAGTCCTGCAAGGTGTCGTCGTTCTCACACT encodes:
- the tenA gene encoding thiaminase II, whose product is MAFSDTLCEEGRPILESILDHPMVVGLGDGTLDESPFRYWVKQDYVYLIDYSRVFALGAASAPTLTQLSTFATLLDETVNTEMELHRAYAAEFGISEEALEATKPSPTTQAYTDFLVRTAATEPFSHLVAALLPCMWGFNQTARNLDVRGKPDHEQYAEWIAMYASDEFTELTEWCLDLLDEVAAEAGPTAREEMRERFLTSFRYEYRFWDAAWREERWTV
- a CDS encoding sodium:proline symporter yields the protein MVTASVALGLTVLTLVTFAGLGTWYARGRINSVEDYITARNSTGNGMTTATLIASGMGAWILFSPAEAGAAFGGLTAVLGYAIGSALPLFAFIVIGPRIRELIPEGHSITEYTLARFGPVMYVYVLLVSITYMFIFLAAEMTGIAGALSLVAGVPTWQTAALVGLFVLAYTGYGGLKASIFTDTVQTLVILPILAIGFAGALLALGGTGEIYQTVAETSPSLLDPGFLPGIEFGAYIAVAVLAAEMLNQAWWQRIYAAKDERTLARSFTIAAITVIPMVFLAGLFGLAASGLGLVTTDFTAGYNADISFFLVLDAAFPEWVTLVVVILAILLVMSTADTLFNAIASIVTADLPLVMDDPDRSTLTNAARALTVVVALAAIFVGAQGYSVLTIFLIADLLAAATFIPLLFGLYSTEATGFGALVSSILGLLVGLAYFPTLRAPLAALPVIGDLLPTASYFNSFVGAAVVSGLAILLISRVTPGSFDLGSLSRTIHQLDEVRPDGGEER
- a CDS encoding TenA family protein; the encoded protein is MVGGEPRFTERLRSHSEPAWTNATNHQFTHELAAGTLADDALRRYLIQDYAFVETLTGLVGSAVVTAPSMAEKRRLTDFLVTLTGAENDYFERSFAALSVDEAAWKDPQKLPVTQALEDLFVRATHQGGYAESLAVLVPAEWVYLSWARPHRDAAPEKFYHEEWIAMHASAEFEAFVSWLRAQLDEQGATLSPQRTARVRRLFSRTVELEVAFFDAAYGI
- a CDS encoding cob(I)yrinic acid a,c-diamide adenosyltransferase gives rise to the protein MKIYTKRGDEGKTDLSNMSRVSKASHRIEAYGSVDEVNALVGVVRPTGHEDIDEKLRSIQNHLHIVQADFANPDPDADDPVVRAEHVALLEGWMDELDAELEPLRNFILPSGSEPGAKLHHARAVCRRAERRAVALINEEEANPEAVKYLNRLSDALFVLARAVNKREGVPEESPTY
- a CDS encoding adenine deaminase C-terminal domain-containing protein yields the protein MTRLQAVALGDAPADLVVRGARVLFPETGAKKKRAIAVVDDQIAALPEDPEPIIGPDTTVIDATGLVAIPGLIDAHTHIEAQHAFEYAYPHVLEAGTTSVISESNCLGSLYGATAVEQLLRATAPLAVNVFFTVPPQPLVSTFTPAWGDKTEKDALCDLLTHPRVVGVGEVDWIHVVGRDPPLFDLYDEARTLGTPISGHGAGCKGANLQAFASVVDNDHEAITGEEMISRLENGIHAIGRSGTVRDDTQAVVDAYHEVGPADLSLSTDSVWPGDVREGIYMNRVVRRAIDAGVTPEDAIRMATLNPARHFGLTDRGTLSPGARADIVLLSDLEAVEVETVISGGEVVVENGTATVEPVPYEYPDHFYESVHLPETLDLTVPESVARNGTVRAIEHVTGLFTQDTLAEPAVEAGNLVADPDADVLKVVVIDRHPESDADAFVGFVTGLGLTSGAVATTTAWEAGLTIAVGADDEAIHRAIDHLHELGGGWTVVDDNELTASHPCRVGGFLADIPIDEAAANVEAVSAALRNQGVTADHPMLAVATLTFLGVPILKLTPQGYANILTKELVGLTPE